A stretch of the Lolium perenne isolate Kyuss_39 chromosome 3, Kyuss_2.0, whole genome shotgun sequence genome encodes the following:
- the LOC139829812 gene encoding pentatricopeptide repeat-containing protein At3g13880-like, giving the protein MLSFLRSIERRYVPSSSFRRSLYATGASSSRPSHAASTTSAPAQCHAMPPPPFPSKDAYYLHLLRSCSTPRHAAAVHAHIARAHPSPSLFLRNTLLAAYCRLGPLPARRLLDEMPRVNAVSFNLLIDAYSRAGQPDAALSTFERARRAAGVKADRFTYTAALTACSRAGRLREGKAVHALAVLEGLAGDVFVSNSLVSMYARCGGDMREARRVFDAAEERDDVSWNSLLSGYVRAGARDEVVLEVFALMRRCDMGLNSFALGSVIKCCSGSGDSVRGIAAAVHGCVVKAGLDSDMFLLSAMVDMYAKRGALAESVALFKSVPDPNVVVFNAMIAGLCRDEDAVGEGVVREALSLYSEVRSRGTEPTEFTFPSIIRVCNLAGDLEFGKQIHGQVLKHCFQGDDFVGSALIDLYFNSGCMEDGFRCFRSVLKQDVVTWTAMISGCVQNELFERALTLFHELLGAGLKPDPFTISSVMNACASLAVARTGEQIQCFASKSGFGRFTALGNSCIHMYARSGDVDAAIRRFQEMELHDVVSWSAIISSHAQHGCAREALQFFNEMVDAKVVPNEITFLAVLTACSHGGLVDEGLRYYEIMKKEYGLSPTTKHCTCVVDLLGRAGRLADAEAFIRDSIFHDEPIIWRSLLASCRIHRDMERGQLVADRIMELEPASSASYVNLYNMYLDAGELSLASKIRDLMKERGVKKEPGLSWIELKSGVHSFVAGDKSHPESNAVYTKLAEMLSKIDKLTTNDTISIVSDEITGKEQNWMNCHSEKLAVALGMIHLPQSAPIRVMKNLRVCRDCHLTMKLISKSESREIILRDAIRFHHFRDGSCSCGDYW; this is encoded by the exons ATGCTGAGCTTCCTCCGCAGCATTGAGCGCCGCTATGTCCCCAGCTCCTCCTTCCGCCGCAGCCTGTACGCCACGGGCGCATCCTCCTCCAGGCCGTCGCACGCAGCCTCCACCACCTCCGCTCCTGCCCAATGCCACgccatgccgccgccgccgttcccGTCCAAGGACGCGTACTACCTCCACCTCCTCCGCTCCTGCTCGACgccgcgccacgccgccgccgtcCACGCCCACATCGCGCGCGCGCACCCTTCCCCGTCCCTCTTCCTCCGCAACACGCTCCTCGCCGCCTACTGCCGCCTCGGCCCGCTCCCCGCGCGGCGCCTGCTCGACGAAATGCCCCGCGTCAACGCCGTCTCCTTCAACCTCCTCATCGACGCCTACTCCCGCGCCGGCCAGCCGGACGCCGCCCTGTCGACCTTCGAGCGCGCCCGCCGCGCCGCCGGCGTCAAGGCCGACCGGTTCACGTACACGGCCGCACTCACCGCATGCTCACGGGCAGGGCGCCTGAGGGAGGGCAAGGCGGTGCACGCGCTGGCCGTCCTCGAGGGGCTCGCCGGGGACGTGTTCGTCTCCAACTCGCTCGTCAGCATGTACGCCAGGTGCGGCGGCGACATGCGCGAGGCCAGGCGGGTGTTCGACGCCGCCGAGGAGAGGGACGACGTCTCGTGGAACTCGCTGCTCTCCGGGTACGTGCGCGCCGGTGCGCGCGACGAGGTGGTGCTGGAGGTGTTTGCTCTGATGCGCCGGTGCGACATGGGGTTGAATTCTTTCGCTCTTGGCAGCGTCATCAAGTGCTGCTCTGGCAGCGGTGACTCCGTGAGGGGTATCGCGGCCGCGGTTCACGGATGCGTGGTGAAGGCTGGGCTGGATTCCGACATGTTTCTTCTGAGTGCGATGGTTGACATGTATGCCAAGAGAGGCGCGTTGGCTGAATCCGTCGCGCTCTTTAAGTCGGTGCCTGACCCCAATGTGGTTGTGTTCAATGCCATGATTGCGGGGCTGTGTCGTGATGAGGATGCAGTTGGTGAGGGAGTCGTGAGAGAGGCCTTAAGTCTGTATTCGGAGGTGCGGAGTCGAGGAACGGAGCCTACCGAGTTCACATTCCCCAGCATCATTCGAGTGTGTAACTTGGCAGGTGACCTTGAATTTGGgaaacagatacatgggcaagtgCTGAAGCACTGTTTCCAGGGAGATGACTTTGTTGGGAGCGCACTCATTGACTTGTACTTCAACTCTGGTTGTATGGAAGATGGATTCAGGTGTTTCAGATCTGTTCTGAAGCAAGATGTTGTCACCTGGACAGCGATGATTTCAGGGTGTGTCCAAAATGAGCTTTTCGAGAGGGCACTAACCTTGTTCCATGAATTGTTAGGTGCTGGACTGAAACCTGATCCTTTCACTATATCGAGTGTGATGAATGCATGTGCCAGTTTGGCTGTTGCAAGGACTGGTGAGCAGATTCAGTGCTTTGCCTCAAAATCTGGTTTTGGACGGTTCACTGCCTTGGGGAACTCTTGCATACATATGTATGCTAGGTCAGGGGATGTTGATGCTGCAATTCGGAGGTTTCAGGAAATGGAATTGCATGATGTTGTCTCTTGGTCTGCAATAATATCAAGCCATGCACAACATGGCTGTGCAAGGGAGGCTTTACAGTTTTTCAATGAAATGGTGGATGCAAAAGTGGTGCCAAATGAGATTACTTTTCTCGCTGTCCTTACTGCATGTAGTCATGGAGGATTGGTTGATGAGGGACTCAG GTATTATGAAATCATGAAAAAGGAATATGGGTTGAGCCCAACCACAAAGCATTGCACATGTGTTGTTGATCTCCTTGGACGAGCTGGGAGATTAGCTGATGCTGAGGCTTTCATAAGGGATTCAATATTCCATGACGAACCTATCATCTGGCGGTCTTTGCTAGCATCATGTCGTATCCATCGAGACATGGAGAGAGGTCAACTTGTTGCCGATAGGATAATGGAACTAGAGCCTGCTTCCTCGGCATCATATGTAAATCTCTACAACATGTACCTGGATGCCGGGGAGCTCTCCTTAGCTTCAAAAATTAGAGATTTGATGAAAGAGCGAGGCGTGAAGAAAGAACCTGGTCTTAGTTGGATCGAACTAAAGTCTGGAGTTCACTCTTTTGTTGCGGGTGACAAGTCCCATCCAGAGAGCAATGCAGTATACACGAAACTTGCAGAGATGCTTTCCAAGATTGATAAgttgacaaccaatgatactatcAGCATAGTGTCAGATGAAATCACTGGAAAAGAGCAAAATTGGATGAATTGCCACAGTGAGAAACTAGCAGTGGCATTGGGAATGATTCATTTACCACAGTCAGCACCTATACGAGTAATGAAGAACTTGAGAGTCTGCCGTGACTGCCACCTGACTATGAAGTTGATATCCAAGAGCGAAAGTAGAGAGATCATCTTGAGAGACGCGATTCGCTTCCATCACTTCAGAGATGGCTCATGTTCCTGTGGTGATTACTGGTAA